The following DNA comes from Castanea sativa cultivar Marrone di Chiusa Pesio chromosome 10, ASM4071231v1.
aaattagtaaaatgcaataaaataagctaattcaagctaaacaaggtacataaacatgttatgtaaagataatttggctaaccttgatttcaaatccaagaaaaaaaatgcaaaacacattttgcttcccctttttcttccttttttttttttgaatatttttgaaaagaaataacgaaacaacctagaatgaaatgcatgaatgttatgcaatgcaaatcctagaaagacaaagaaaagaaaaaaaaaattgtcacaaagAGAAGAGTAATAAAGCATAAGGACCATGTCAAAAAGATTCAATTAAAtcgagccttttgcatccaaagccttttagatgcaactctagcattggagttattattcacaTTAGAATTCTGAGCAACTCTAGGATTGAaataaaggtttaaagcctttaccaacttaccaataagtaccataagatcttgtgcttgaggcacaggtacttttggtttatttgctcacttagcagcttgcaacttgaaacagtttggCTGTATGTCCCCAGAccttccacaaaaatgacaaactcaagcaggtctatcatgcaacttgcCCTTAGAAGGATTAGAAGtcttaggtttagactcttgaagatcaaccctaatcttcctaggaggtGTAACTTGCCCTTAGAAGGATTAGAAGTCTTAGGTTTTTGACAACCTCACTCACAGAGGGctcaaaagaagaaacaaaattatGGAACGTGTTTCAGAAACAGAGATgttttctacaaaacctaagcCAGTTTTGCCTAAATGAGACTTTTGAACTCTCAAcatatgatcaagtttggaactagcagacctatttgtttgttctctagcaacagataattcatgttccaaatttttaattttattaagcaaaagcatgttctcagtcttcacattgttcaacaattcattagcatcaaacagTTTTATAAGCAAATTTTTCTTACCAAGTTCgagagatgcaattttcttcaAGCCTAGATCAACACTCATAGCATTCTTTGCAGCAACTTTACAATACTTATTGTAGGTTTCTTGTAAATCTGCATcctcagagagttccccatcagaagggttctcctCAACAACAACACTTTCATTAACTACAGTAGTAGCaatgaaagcaatgaagtttccatcctcatcactaccaGATTCATTGTCTGAACCTTCATCATCACTATGAGTtacagccatagccttacccttatacctcaagaatgttggacattcacgctctgtttgtttcagcataaatgttttctgaaaaattgttcattttccaaagagcattttctagaaaactgtatcatttttcagtatttggtaacgaccttgaaaatgagcttgagaatgttttctggcatttggtatgcaaatttttattttttatatttcttgtgtaatttaaaatatgtgtattatgtaaaccaactaatgtaatcaatattaaaaaaaaccaaaaatgaatttggttttcatactaaaattttgacaatagatacaatcaaaattatttgTCTAATTTTCATGATTTCTACCACTCATattgctcatatatatggacagtaacatacatacatatatacatacatacatacatacatacatacatacatacatacatacatacatatatatatatatatcaaccatttgtctatatacataaaattgacataGGAATAtatctttaataagtacaaataacaataatttttaattgtttattctttttgcttgtacactaattgtctactatggtcaaccacaagtctttaatattactcgaaattatgtatttatataatgtatctacatagTATTTTATCATTGCATATTATCTGCATAATGCATCTACCAACAAATATATTTCCCCtaacaattatcattcattatataacaatattattaatttaccataaagattatcctatgtaaaagcaatttagagccgacactatgtttaaaatttttgtcttttacttcattcattctttcttcttcttttttattttttatatttttttagcacttttatgtgcaaaaaagaactacctggaatccatcaaaccaaaaatttcttagagaaaaaaataaaatcaagtttgaaattcaaagtaaagaattgagattttgggagaggggaatgaaataattactacTACAAATATGTTCTCCTTTGCAAGTTTGtaaagaggaatgaaataattactgagcaatgaggagaaaaaaaatctaattagagaactgtgttataaaggaagataaacatggagagagagagagagatctatagAAGAGGGAAGACCAAAGTTAGTGAgagtgagggtgtgaggaaagaaaaataaaagggaagagagaaagagtaagAGTAAAAGGGCGTACCATGAGAGATattgttttccaattttttttttttttttaaaaacaaccTATAGAAAATgggccttatttttattaggattttccattgactGAAGATAGTTTTCTattgaccagtttttttttatgctaccaaacactagaaaatagggaaaactatctttacaaaAGGTTTTCTagtgaaacaaacaaagcgtcAGATTTCACATAACCATACCCTTGATAgccaaaacattgttgacccatagaattattagaatattgacctactttttttttaggtttctcaTTATTGTTCACCTTAGTAGGTTtattcctcctaaaatttccaggttcaacattgtttttacctcttgcccttctgttgttgttcctaagaaagtttctaaagtttttGGCAAGATAAGCAATTTCTGTAGCAAAGAGCTCATCATCAAATTCActcacatcaacatcatcaacggacttaagagccattgatttggatttgctagtcttaagtaggtccaactcataggactgaagagatcctacaagtttaTCAACAAGGATGGAGTCCAAATCTTTACTTTCAGTGATGACAAttactttgggtctaaaattttcaattaaagatctaagtattttcctaacaattttaggttgatcatagatctcacccaaattataagcagatttaacaatatataagcttagcatagaattcatcaaacgTTTTATCATCAGACATcttaatgctttcaaatctagttgttaaatGCTGCagcttattgatcttaactgcctttgtgccttcatgcatagTTTGAAGTATATTCCATGCAGTGtaagcaacctcaacattagagattctcttgaatttctccatagaaacagcattaaaaatatcattcatAACTTTACTATTAAAAGCggctgcttctttctgagaaatttgccactcactcactggagtagtgggcttctcccatccgcTTTCAACGAAGTTccagactctctcatcaatagatttcaggaatgttttcatccttactttccaataagcataattattcccatcaaaaTGAGGTGGGATCACAAAAGAGtgaccgtgttccatgacaacaggggtcaaggatcaactcttagatcaaatgatctaaacacaagagctaaccctctctgataccacttgtatgTTTTCAGACCCCTTAAACataaccagattaacctagttatttagccaagtgattaacttaggtaaattatgtagatctaggttaacacatataaattatatcatacaaagcagcggaaatataaagaacacaaagatatgatgacctaggaaaaccaaaccggtaaaaaacttagggagggtttaacttagctatcctcaaggtaaaactgaatccactatgaaagaattgaaatttacacagtagcgacttagaccactaacatcctattgctacctcgagtaggaaacttactaccacgaccacgtgacagttCCGAGTCCacaaactacttctttcttggattcccagcaagcacaagcactcccgcttgtatctttaagctcttgaatctgcaactgaattgatcaccaagctcttgacatcaatctagatcttgataaccctaagtgtatgtgagggcaaacacctctaaatctcacaaaagattcacacacacagcataaagagcatccataaaacgtggctagggttttcccttttatacctagagtaaaacataaaaccctacacgtaaaacAGGCTTGAGCTGagttgaagaattttgcagaaaaataatctacacgagcttcgatcgatcgagtctaattttcgatcgatcgagccagacaaatttacacagtaaatcctgcagaacactcgattccaactttacaacttaaacatactttgagcaagtttaaaacaaaactaaatgttttgattatggtttgcctacattacaaattgaagttctaatacatttaaacctaaggtcttagaacccaacactttctcattattaataaatgaaaacgatatgaattttttgaataattacAGGGCTTTGGTCTTGACTActatttataataagaaaagtaTAATACTTTATTTCTTAGTTACATTCCaataattgataaaaaaaattgcatgaaaaACCTAATTTAAATCCTAAAACTAGGTTCAAGGGCTAAGTAATCGGGTGAAAATGTATCAGGCACCCACCTCACCAAACCTATCAATATCATTGAATGTCATTTTTGGGTTAAGTATTTTTAATTATGCTATGTTTATTGTTGGGGAGAAAAACATCTTGGGGAGAGTCTTGAAGTGTTAATCTAACAAATAATGACACCACTTAATCCCAAAAGGCTTAAACCCAATGGGTATGAGCTCAagtatgttatattaactattatTTCTTCTCATTAGTATCTAATGTGAGACTTCACTATATAACGAACCACACTAACACAACTCGCATGTGAATATTCTAACAAATCTCCCCTTCATGTATAAGCCTCCTACCAAGTCACTTGTAGCACTTCAGTTAGTCTCCTCCTTGAACAAAAGCCTTTTTCTTGACAACCTAAATGTCATGCATCATTAGCACTAATAGTGTGCCCTTTACTCAACTATGCTTGAGGTGGAAATGAGAGTCTTCTTTGCACAACTATGAGATTCAACAACACACAATCAGCTTGATTCACCACCAATAAAACCCTTACTCAACCATAGGTGAATGAACATGGGGTCTTCCTCGTTCTACCCAGTAGGACCCATTAACAAACAATTGCCCTCAAATTATTGGccctgataccacttgttaggagAGATAAACACCTTGGAGAGACTCtttaagtaattaatataacatatagagacacCACATAACCAAAAGACTTAAGTCCAATAGATATGAGCTCAACTATTTTCTCATAATAACTGGCCTTTGATTTTTCGTTGGCACGTTTCTCCTTGCCTATAATACGCACATTATTACTCTTTTATGTAACCACTATTTTCCCTGAACTCGTTTATGCATTTTGCTAGCCATTTTTCCATCAATGCCCTGTTATGTAACGTTCTATGAGAGATACCCACACTTGCAGCACCGCTCCTTTCTAGTTGTTTTGGCATGGtgctacttttattttttaccagTAAAATAGCTCAAAGTCATTCTCCATATTGATATCTTCCACTTTCACGCATGCAATGCTTCTGCTCCGTATCACATCATTCTTTCTTATTGTGTCCTAATCAAATGTATGATTTATCATAAACTAAAATATACATAGAGTTAATTGTTTCAAATAGTCAATTGGGGACACTCCTTgagtaatctatatatataaactgaaGGGTAGAGTTTAATGTTGTTGCACTCCTATTGAGCCACATCATCAacctattttcaatattttcctttttttttttaaaatatttttctccttattaatTTGTCACTTTACAATTACACCTTTTCTAACAATTACTTGCTTTACCACCGCGCATCCTTAGTGCATTGGTCattccataagtataagtgtttgtggggtgtggaggaTAAGGGCCAAGGTTCAAATCTcgaagagggagcttcacacacatatacacttaggttaggctagagtagaaattttatcttgtatataaaaaaaaaacatttattttcttttacctttttattttcccacTACTCTATACCTTAACCTTACAATTTCTCcatcccttcatcttccttttattttgactattcttctcccaaatttttttactatataaaattgttattttctatTCTATTCAATCCATATCTTGCTCACACAAAAAGatgaatactctctctctctctctctctctctctctctctctctctatatatatatatatatatatatatatattattttctttcttttgatggATGTGTAATTCTttagattaatgaatttttatgtttaactctactttaggttgatataatttgtatatattttaattttttatctttttaatttaattttatttgtttgttattttttatcctATGAAATTACAGAATGATTTAATGTTGTTCTATTATATAGCataacttggataatttggtgtttacaactatacattttcttttgaatattcttctactcatcttcttttatctaaattttgttatttgtctcacattctcttccaaaaaaaggtgattgctctctctctctctctctctctctctctctctctctctctctctcattatatctttcttgcaactctattttagattgatgattttttttttttttgggtttctacTTTTGGATGATACACTTTGGTGATgtgttttttgagttatttatcACATATACTCTCTATCACTCTTATAGAGACACCACTTAACCAAAAAACTCAAGCCTAATGGGTATGAGCTCAACTATTTTCCCATAATAACTGgcctttaattttttgttggcATGTTTCTCCTTGCCTATAATACCCACATTATTACTCTTATATGTAACCACTATTTTTTATAGGTCTGTgttctaaaataataaatattttctataaaaaataataaaaaatatttaattatgagCTATAATGTATCCTAATAATTCATTGAGTTTGAGGCATAGATTCATTGTGCTTTTGTTGATAAGTGTGCatagtttgattttatttgacGAAGTATTGAATGCACCTTAACTTGTGCCTTTGGGACACTTGTTAACAAGAagttgagaaaaaagaaagagtagaATTATCTACCTTGGATATTAGGATTCTCTTTATTTGAAATGGATccattttaatatttagaatattaaatattacaaatttagtgggttctagttagctcaactggtaaggTCTtagatggttgtataagagatttgcgGTTTAATCCccacctacatcaaaaactgattggtgcttggtctgataataaagagctatcatcaagaacagacgccataggttgaaactctctaaaaatattacaaatttaaagatATACTAAGTAtcatatcatttaaattttaaataatgtggtacattaaacccaaaaaattctctaaataaaaaagagcttAAATATAATACATATGATGTTGGTTCCTAATgtttagtaacttttttttttttgagaaacacacacacatatatataggagaagggAATGATGTTTAGTAACTTTAGTCCATGATCAATTCTAGTTCTTTAGTTGATACGATTAAACTAAGATCTGACAGACTAAAAGCAACTATTCTTAGTTGTTAAGGACTAGAATTGACCACTTAAGTTGTTTAAGGATTCAAATTGATCATTTAGGGGAAAATTTTATCtctaaatattttctatatctttttattagaaataaattttgaaaatctaataattggattatatgattttattatattatgcCTGTAAAATgtcaagtatatatataaaaaaaattaataactatgtcattaatcaaatatttatatttcaagtttttgtgatataaaattatgcataaaaaagaAGTTAATTGATCGAATACTAAGAGTGGGTTTGGATCTAGCGTTTGCATCCACATCCacgtttcattttttttttttgcgcagCTTTTAAGGGAGACAAAGGCTACTGTTTAtgtactgtgcatgaacagtagccgcaaaAGTAAactttttaactcttttttgtGTATAAGTGGGTCTGTATattgttcacgggacccacaaacttcacttttcagcttttttttttattaaaaataggtcccacagtactatttacacatttaaaaattattttactacagtatttttaattttcaataataagttctatctaaacggaccataaataacatctaatttgaaaaaaaaaaaaatttaacatgcatattaaaataataataataattcatattaaattaaaataaataaaatatatcccGGATATGGCTAAAAGTCCAGGTGGCTCTCTTGTGAGCTCTTCTCGAGCGATTAATAAGACCAACAACAACGGCTATTTGGTACTATACATTTACTACTGTGCCAGCTGCCGAACTCAAactgaattttatatttcatttcttCGCGgcaaatcaaaaccaaaattagaCAAATGCTCTCAGCAACTTTGCTCTTACCACCATTCTTCCTTTCACAACCACCTCCATTTCTCTCTACTCAACAATCCAAttctaaacccaaacccaaatccaaatccaaatcctcaGCACAAACCAAGAACTCAAAGTCAAGGAATATTAATAACTACAACAATATAAATCATGACCATTGTTACAGGACCACCTCCAATTTCCATTGCTGCTTTTGTAGCGAGGACCCAGTTGATATCTCCATCGCCCAACAAAACCCAGATGTCGGAATTTCCGATAATAATCAGTGGCCAAGTCCTGACTTGCTCGCGGTCTGGCTTCGGTCGAGTCGTAGTTTGAAAGAGGCCAGAAGAATTCACGCGTTTGTTTTGAAATGTTTGCGGGATTCGGCTACGTATGTTGGCAATAATTTGATTAGCACTTACTTGGGTTTTGGGAAATTAGCTGAGGCTCGTAAAGTGTTCGATAAAATGCCGAAGAAGAATGTGGTTACTTGGACTGCTATTATTGATGGGTACTTGGAATTTGGTTTGGATGATGAGGCTTTAAGGTTATTTCAGGACTCTATTAAAAATAGGGTTCGGGCAAATGGTAgcatgtttgtgtgtgttttgaatTTGTGTCGTAGGAGATCGGATTTTGAACTTGGGAGTCAGATTCATGCTTGTATTGTGAAAGGTGGTTGGAGGAACTTGATTGTAGATAGCGCTGTTGTTTACTTCTATGCTCAATGTGGGGAGTTACAAAGTGCATTTTGTGTATTTGATCGGATGCCAGAGTGGGATGTGGTTTGTTGGACAACGATGGTCACCGCCTGTTCACAACAAGGGTGTGGACAGGAGGCATTTTCACTGTTCTCACGAATGTTAAGTAAAGGGTTTTCACCTAACGAGTTTACAATATGTAGTGTTCTGAAGGCTTGTGGAGAGGAGAAGGTATTAAAATTTGGGAGACAGTTACACGGTGCCGTAGTGAAGAAAGTATATAGGAAAGATATTTTTGTGGGGACCTCCCTTGTGGATATGTATGTAAAATGTGGGGAGATGACAGATTCTAGAAAAGTCTTTGATCGAATGAGGAAGAGAAACACGGTTACATGGACATCACTTATAGCTGGATATGCTCGGAAAGGGCTTGGTGAGGAGGCCATTAGACTGTTTCAAGTAATGAAGAGACGACATATACATGCTAACAACTTGACAATTGTAAGCATCCTCAGGGCTTGTGGCTTAATTGAGGCTTCACTATTGGGTAGGGAGCTTCATGCACAAATAATCAAGAATTCTATGGAACCCAGTATATACATGGGAAGCACTCTAATATGGTTCTACTGTAAATGTGGAGAGTACCATCATGCCTTCAAGGTCCTCCAACAGATGCCTCTTAGAGATGTTGTATCATGGACTGCAATTATTTCCGGTTGTGCACGTCTTGGGCAGGAGTCTGAAGCTCTTGAGTTATTGAAAGAGATGATGGAGGAAGGTGTAGATCCTAACTCATTTACTTTTTCATCAGCTTTGAAAGCGTGTGCCAATATGGAATCTATCCTTCAGGGGAAGTTGATTCATTCCTATGCAAACAAGACCCCTGCCATGTCTAATGTATTTGTGGGTAGTGCgttaatatatatgtattcaAAATGTGGGTATGTATCAGAGGCGTTACAAGTTTTTGACAGCATGCCAGAAAGGAATTTGGTTTCGTGGAAGGCTATGATTGTGGGTTATGCAAAGAATGGGCTCTGC
Coding sequences within:
- the LOC142612910 gene encoding pentatricopeptide repeat-containing protein At4g18520, chloroplastic-like is translated as MLSATLLLPPFFLSQPPPFLSTQQSNSKPKPKSKSKSSAQTKNSKSRNINNYNNINHDHCYRTTSNFHCCFCSEDPVDISIAQQNPDVGISDNNQWPSPDLLAVWLRSSRSLKEARRIHAFVLKCLRDSATYVGNNLISTYLGFGKLAEARKVFDKMPKKNVVTWTAIIDGYLEFGLDDEALRLFQDSIKNRVRANGSMFVCVLNLCRRRSDFELGSQIHACIVKGGWRNLIVDSAVVYFYAQCGELQSAFCVFDRMPEWDVVCWTTMVTACSQQGCGQEAFSLFSRMLSKGFSPNEFTICSVLKACGEEKVLKFGRQLHGAVVKKVYRKDIFVGTSLVDMYVKCGEMTDSRKVFDRMRKRNTVTWTSLIAGYARKGLGEEAIRLFQVMKRRHIHANNLTIVSILRACGLIEASLLGRELHAQIIKNSMEPSIYMGSTLIWFYCKCGEYHHAFKVLQQMPLRDVVSWTAIISGCARLGQESEALELLKEMMEEGVDPNSFTFSSALKACANMESILQGKLIHSYANKTPAMSNVFVGSALIYMYSKCGYVSEALQVFDSMPERNLVSWKAMIVGYAKNGLCQEALKLMYRMKAEGIEVDDYISSTVLTACGDVEFYMEPSSKYSLLSS